One region of Gossypium raimondii isolate GPD5lz chromosome 6, ASM2569854v1, whole genome shotgun sequence genomic DNA includes:
- the LOC105774130 gene encoding protein CHUP1, chloroplastic → MVAGKVRLAMGFQKSSANSKHDTPSKPPSPSPSSGNKNTTSAKAVFSRSFGVYFPRSSAQVQPRPPDVTELLRLVEELRERESRLRTELLEHKLLKESVAIVPVLENEIVVKNAELGRALEEIEGLRNKNAMLKTEVEEMKGKIEDEREEKEKKVREMEEEIAELKETVSSSSSGRNSKAEITAGTDELISSSQQFQGFVEVSVKSNLIKNFKRNNSNNKCTNAIVFSAFSNEKVESSEFKREEIENERPRHSRSKSEELVESTSVNIRSRVPRVPKPPPRPSSSSSSSSTSSNSSSDSTEKQTSPPPPPPPPPPPPPQAAVKQVAPPPPPPPPIKAIAPPPPPPPQKGMRTIAAKVRRVPEVVEFYHSLMRRESKREAGGCSVPEVLPATANSRDMIGEIENRSTHLLAIKTDVETQGDFIRFLIKEVENAAFRDIEDVVPFVKWLDDELSYLVDERAVLKHFEWPEQKADALREAAFGYCDLKKLESEASLFRDDPRQPCAPALKKMQALLEKLEHGVYNLSRMRESATSRYKGFQIPMDWMLETGIVCQIKLASVKLAMKYMRRVSAELEAVGGGPEEKELIVQGVRFAFRVHQFAGGFDVETMRAFQELRDKVSSCHVQCQNQEQNPICRSTSC, encoded by the exons ATGGTGGCTGGTAAGGTAAGATTGGCAATGGGGTTTCAAAAATCATCTGCGAACTCAAAGCATGATACTCCATCAAAACCGCCATCGCCATCCCCCAGCTCAGGGAACAAAAACACTACTTCCGCAAAAGCTGTTTTCTCACGTTCATTTGGTGTTTATTTCCCTCGATCCTCGGCTCAAGTCCAGCCTCGTCCACCTGATGTCACTGAGCTTCTCCGATTGGTGGAAGAGTTGAGGGAACGAGAGTCCAGGCTCAGAACAGAGCTTCTAGAGCACAAGCTTTTAAAAGAATCAGTGGCCATTGTGCCCGTGCTGGAAAATGAGATCGTCGTTAAAAATGCAGAGTTGGGACGAGCTTTGGAAGAGATTGAGGGCTTGAGAAACAAAAACGCGATGTTGAAAACAGAGGTAGAGGAGATGAAGGGAAAGATTGAAGACGAAAGGgaggagaaggagaagaaagTGAGAGAAATGGAAGAAGAGATAGCGGAGCTGAAGGAAACGGTGTCGTCTTCCTCTTCTGGTCGTAATAGTAAGGCGGAGATTACGGCGGGAACCGACGAATTGATTTCCTCTTCGCAGCAGTTTCAAGGGTTTGTGGAAGTTAGTGTGAAGTCCAATCTGATAAAGAATTTTAAGagaaataatagtaataataaatgtaCGAACGCCATTGTTTTTAGTGCTTTCAGTAATGAGAAAGTTGAGAGCTCGGAGTTTAAAAGAGAGGAAATCGAAAATGAGAGACCCAGACACTCGAGGAGTAAGTCGGAGGAACTCGTTGAGTCTACTAGTGTTAACATCAGATCTCGTGTTCCTAGAGTTCCAAAACCACCGCCGAGACCTTCGTCGTCGTCGTCATCTTCATCCACGTCATCCAATAGCTCCTCTGATTCCACAGAGAAACAAACttctccaccaccaccaccaccaccaccacctccgCCGCCTCCTCAGGCGGCAGTGAAGCAAGTTGCACCTCCTCCACCACCTCCACCGCCTATAAAAGCTATTGCGCCGCCACCTCCACCGCCGCCTCAGAAGGGGATGAGGACAATTGCAGCAAAAGTGAGGAGAGTTCCGGAGGTTGTGGAGTTTTATCACTCGCTTATGCGCAGGGAATCAAAAAGAGAGGCGGGTGGCTGTAGCGTGCCGGAGGTTTTACCGGCAACAGCCAATTCAAGGGATATGATAGGGGAGATTGAGAATCGGTCAACTCATTTGCTGGCG ATAAAGACAGATGTGGAAACACAAGGAGACTTCATACGGTTTTTGATCAAAGAAGTTGAGAATGCCGCATTTAGAGATATTGAGGATGTCGTGCCTTTTGTTAAATGGCTGGACGACGAGCTCTCTTACTTG GTGGATGAAAGAGCGGTGCTAAAGCATTTTGAATGGCCGGAACAGAAGGCGGATGCATTGCGGGAGGCGGCCTTTGGGTATTGTGATCTCAAGAAACTAGAATCCGAGGCTTCATTGTTTCGTGATGATCCCCGCCAACCTTGTGCCCCGGCTCTCAAGAAGATGCAGGCTTTACTTGAAAA GTTAGAGCATGGCGTTTACAATCTCTCCCGAATGAGAGAATCTGCGACAAGCCGATACAAAGGTTTCCAAATTCCTATGGATTGGATGCTTGAAACTGGAATTGTGTGCCAg ATCAAGCTAGCGTCGGTCAAATTAGCGATGAAGTACATGAGACGAGTATCTGCAGAGCTCGAAGCAGTTGGGGGCGGGCCTGAGGAAAAGGAGCTGATTGTTCAAGGAGTTAGATTTGCATTCCGCGTACATCAG TTTGCTGGAGGATTCGATGTCGAGACAATGAGGGCTTTCCAGGAGCTGAGAGACAAAGTCAGCTCGTGCCATGTTCAATGCCAAAACCAAGAACAAAACCCTATTTGCAGGTCTACATCTTGCTAA